The Bacteroides sp. AN502(2024) DNA segment CACCGCCTATTTTCCTATAGTAAACAGTCATTTAAAACATTTTGTGTCTTGAACAAAGTGTTCCACCGTGTTGAAACAAAGTGTTCAGCGCTTTGAAACAAAGTGTTCCACCGTGTTGGAACAAAGTGTTCAGCGCCTTGGAACAAAGTGTTTCAAGCTATTGAAACATCTTGAAACAAATCGCATTCTCTGCAAAAAGGCACAAAAAAAGAGCGAATCATTCCGCTCCACCTTTAAAGAATCCCCTTAATGGGATTCTTTTTTTCATCTTTCATTTACTCGTTACCTGAAAACTACTTTCTACTAATACCTAATCAAAACAATCTTTTTCTTAAAAACTAATCTTAAAATCTAATACCTTAATTTTATAAACTAATACCTTTCGTATATTACCTTTTTTCTAATACCTAAAAATCTTAGTAGTTTCATTATTACGCTGCAAAGTTATAGCTGTTTCAAAAAAAAGACAAGGGCTATGATCGAAAAAATCAAATTTCAACCTGCTTTTTTGATTTATGTCAAGACAAAAGACAAATTTAACACTTATCGTTCTAGTTTCATTCGTACTCCGGTCGATTTTCAACTAACAAAAAGCAAGTATAATCCCCCTATTTTAAAACAAAAACATGCATTTTAAAAGAGAACAGAGACATATAGATTCAATAAAGTCCACAAACGCCGAACAGCCTGCACATTTTCGAACCGAAATTACGACGATTTTTCAAAGAAGTCGGACAGCTCCTCGGATTTTCAGAAGCAAAAAGAGCATGGAGATATATTTCTCGCAACTTTTCCGTAACTTTGCACCGTTTGATAATAAATAAGACAGGAATGGATTTTAAGTACGATGTAATTGTAATTGGTGCCGGACATGCTGGTTGCGAAGCAGCGGCCGCTGCTGCAAATTTAGGTTCCAAGACTTGCCTCATCACGATGGATATGAACAAGATTGGACAAATGAGTTGCAACCCTGCCGTAGGCGGAATTGCGAAAGGACAAATAGTACGCGAAATAGATGCACTGGGCGGACAGATGGGATTGGTGACGGACGAAACAGCCATCCAGTTTCGAATACTGAACCGTTCGAAAGGTCCCGCCATGTGGAGCCCCCGTGCCCAATGCGACCGCGCCAAGTTTATCTGGTCCTGGCGGGAAAAATTGGAGAATACGCCCAATCTTCATATCTGGCAAGATACGGTATGCGAACTTCTCGTTGAAAACGGTATAGTGACCGGACTGGTTACCGTGTGGGGGGTTACTTTCAGGGCAAAATGTGTTGTCCTCACCGCAGGAACTTTCCTTAACGGATTGATGCACGTAGGACGATACCAGTTGCCGGGAGGAAGAATGGCAGAACCGGCTTCTTACAAATTAACCGAATCCATCGCTCGCCATGGCATCACTTACGGAAGAATGAAAACCGGAACCCCGGTACGAATCGATGCGCGCAGCGTTCATTTCGACCAGATGGAAACGCAGGACGGAGAATGTGACTTCCATAAGTTCTCCTTCATGAACACAAGTGTGCGCCACTTGAAGCAACTGCAATGCTGGACTTGCTATACGAACGAAGAGGTACACCAGATTCTACGTGACGGATTGCCGGATTCCCCCCTATTCAACGGGCAAATTCAAAGCATCGGTCCACGTTATTGCCCGAGCATCGAAACAAAGATTGTGACCTTCCCTGACAAGGCCCAGCATCAATTGTTCCTCGAACCGGAAGGTGAAACAACGCAGGAATTATATCTCAACGGATTTTCCTCTTCACTTCCGATGAACATACAAATTGACGCTTTAAAGAAAATTCCCGCTTTCAAAGATTTGGTGATCTATCGCCCGGGATATGCAATTGAATATGATTATTTCGATCCGACGCAGCTAAAGCATACGCTGGAATCGAAAATTATCGGCAACTTATTCTTTGCCGGACAGGTAAATGGTACTACCGGATACGAAGAAGCAGGCGGACAAGGATTGATAGCCGGAATCAATGCGCACATCAATTGTCACGGAGGTAAATCCTTCACACTGGCACGCGATGAAGCATATATTGGCGTATTAATCGACGATTTGGTAACCAAAGGTGTCGATGAGCCTTATCGGATGTTTACTTCACGTGCAGAGTATCGTATATTGCTCCGGATGGACGATGCCGATATGCGCCTGACTGAACGTGCTTATAAACTCGGACTGGCTAAGGAGAACCGATATCAATTAATGAAAAGCAAGAAAGAAGCGGTGGAACAGATCATTTCTTTCACCCATGATTATTCGATGAAACCGGCATTAATTAATGATGCACTCGAAAAGATAGGGACTACCCCCCTACGTCAAGGATGCAAACTGATAGAAATTCTGAACCGCCCACAAGTGACGATTGAAAATATCTCGAAATATGTTCCGGCATTTCAACGCGAACTGGATAAAGCTACCGATTCCAACCAGGACCGTAAAGAGGAGATTCTGGAAGCTGCCGAAATTCTAATCAAATATCAAGGATATATCGATAGAGAACGAATGATAGCAGAAAAACTGGCAAGACTTGAAAGCATCAGAATCAAAGGTAAATTTGATTATGCTTCCATCCAGTCGTTATCGACAGAAGCCCGACAAAAACTAATAAAGATAGATCCGGAAACAATTGCTCAAGCGAGCAGAATCCCGGGAGTATCGCCAAGCGATATCAACGTACTACTGGTACTTTCCGGGCGATAATCGGCAACGTTTCACGTGAAACAATACATTTAAAGAAACGATATAAATCAATGATTATGAGCAAAGAAACGCTAATTAAAAGTATCCGGAAAATACCGGATTTCCCCATTCCCGGAATTCTGTTCTACGATGTCACCACTCTATTCAAAGACCCGTGGTGCCTGCAGGAATTATCAAACATCATGTATGAAATGTACAAGGATAAAGGCATCACCAAAGTAGTAGGTATAGAATCAAGAGGTTTTATCATGGGACCTATCCTGGCTACCCGACTGAATGCCGGTTTCATTCCTATCCGCAAGCCGGGCAAACTTCCCGCTGAGACACTTGAGGAGAGCTATGACAAAGAATACGGGAAAGACACCATACAAATTCATAAAGATGCGTTGGATGAAAACGACGTAGTTCTGCTACACGATGACTTACTGGCAACGGGCGGAACGATGAAAGCAGCATGCGAACTGGTAGGGAAATTGCGACCCAAGAAAGTATATGTAAACTTCATCATCGAACTGAAGGACCTGAATGGAAAGTCTGTATTTGGAGATGATGTAGAAGTCGAATCCGTATTGTCTTTATAATTGTCTGTCATTGTCTTTATAAAGGATTTGATTATATTTGCAGGAGGATGTGTCATAGCTCTCAAGAGGAGTTTTGGCACCCTCTTTTTATTTTAGACATCTCCCGGTCCTAACGATTATGAATACAGAAACGAACAGCAACGTCAATGAATATTTAAAAGGGATTGTAGCCAACCTCCCCGAAAAGCCCGGTATTTACCAATACCTGAACGCGGAAGGGACCATTATATACGTTGGAAAGGCTAAAAATCTAAAGAAAAGAGTCTACTCCTACTTCAGCAAAGAGCATGAACCGGGAAAGACACGGGTGCTGGTGAGCAAAATCGCCGATATTCGTTACATTGTAGTCAACACGGAAGAAGATGCGTTATTGCTGGAGAATAATCTGATAAAGAAATATAAGCCGCGCTACAACGTTCTATTAAAGGACGACAAGACCTATCCTTCCATTTGTGTACAAAACGAGTATTTTCCCAGAGTCTTCAAAACAAGGAAGATTATCAGGAACGGTTCTTCCTATTATGGACCGTATAGCCACATTCCGTCGATGTATGCAGTACTGGATCTGATAAAGCACTTATATCCTTTGCGTACCTGTAGTCTGAACCTAACTCCGGAAAATATACGGGCAGGCAAGTTCAATGTATGCCTGGAATATCATATAAAAAATTGTGCGGGACCGTGCATCGGCCTGCAATCGCAGGAAGATTATCTTAAAAACATTGATGAAATCAAGGAGATTCTGAAAGGGAATACCCAAGAAATCAGCCGTATGCTACTGGAAAAGATGCAATCATTGGCCGACGAGATGAAGTTTGAAGAGGCACAGAAAGTCAAGGAAAAATATCTCCTAATAGAAAACTACCGCTCCAAATCGGAGGTAGTAAGTGCTGTATTACATAATATTGACGTATTTTCCATCGAAGAGGGAGACTCCAATTCCGTTTTCATCAACTATTTGCATATTACAAACGGTGCCATCAATCAAGCATTTACATTCGAATATAAAAAGAGGCTGAATGAATCAAAAGAGGAGCTTTTGACACTGGGTATTATCGAAATGCGGGAACGTTACAAGAGCCAATCCAGAGAGATCATAGTGCCTTTTGAACTTGATTTGGAGCTAAATAACATCGTATTCACCGTTCCACAGCGAGGAGATAAGAAAAAACTGCTGGATCTTTCGATTCTAAACGTAAAACAATACAAGGCCGACCGCCTAAAACAAGCGGAAAAGCTGAATCCGGAGCAAAGAAGTATGCGGTTAATGAAAGAAATACAGCAAGAGCTACATCTGGATAGACCTCCTTTGCAAATTGAATGCTTTGACAATTCAAACATACAGGGTTCCGATGCTGTGGCCGCTTGTGTTGTTTTCAAAAAGGCCAAACCATCTAAGAAAGATTATCGGAAATACAATATAAAAACGGTTGTAGGGCCTGACGACTATGCATCCATGAAAGAGGTTGTCAAAAGGCGTTACCAACGTGCTATTGAAGAGAATTCCCCCCTACCCGACCTGATTATCACCGATGGCGGAAAAGGCCAAATGGAAGTCGTTAGAGAGGTAATTGAAGACGAATTGAATCTGACAATCCCCATCGCCGGACTGGCAAAGGATAATCGGCATCGCACATCAGAACTGCTTTTCGGATTTCCTCCGAAGACCATCGGCATCCAACAGCAAAGTCCGTTATTCCGTTTACTGACACAGATTCAGGACGAGGTGCACCGTTTTGCCATCAGTTTCCATCGTGATAAACGTAGCAAACGGCAGGTTGCATCGGCATTAGACAATATCAAAGGGGTTGGAGAAAAGACAAAAAGAGCGCTTCTGAAAGAATTTAAGAGCGTAAAACGGATAAAAGAAGCCTCTTTTGAGGAAATTGCCGCTGTCATCGGAGAAGCAAAAGCCAAGACTGTAAAAGCTGGATTGAGCGATGAATCGGCAGAAAATTAATAAAAGGCGGAGTAGAACCAGCTATCTTTTTATCACTTTTAGGCACGGATTTCACAGTTGAATTACCCTAAACGCACAATCTGTGAAATCCGTGCCTAGATAATAAATCAATCAAGTTTTCGACAAAACCTTATAATATTTTCCAATCAATACACCATTTTCTCTTCTGAATTTTGTAAATTTGCCTTTCCTAATCATGAAATAGAATAAAGAACAATGAGAATAGTCATACAACGGGTAACCCATGCGTCAGTAACCATTGAAGGACACTGCAAGTCTTCCATCGGGAAAGGGATGCTGGTATTAGTCGGCATTGAAGAAGCAGACGGGCAGGAAGATATCGACTGGCTCTGCAAGAAGATTGTAAATCTACGTATCTTCGATGATGAGAATGGCGTAATGAACAAATCTATTTTAGAAGATGGAGGTGAGATCCTGGTTATCAGCCAGTTCACGTTACACGCTTCTACCAAGAAGGGAAATCGTCCTTCCTATATCAAAGCCGCCAAACCGGATGTTTCTATCCCACTCTACGAACAATTCTGCAAAGATTTAAGCAGTGCGTTGGGAAAAGAAATAGGCACAGGAACCTTTGGAGCAGACATGAAAGTCGAACTTCTAAACGACGGCCCTGTCACTATATGTATGGATACGAAAAACAAAGAATAATAACCCAAACCATTAACAATTATGACTCTGGAAGAAGCACAAAAACAAGTGGACCAATGGATAAAAACATACGGCGTCCGTTACTTCAGCGAGTTGACCAACATGGCAGTTCTGACGGAAGAAGTAGGAGAACTGGCGCGTGTCATGGCACGCAAATATGGCGACCAGTCCTTCAAAGAAGGAGAAAAAGAGAATATAGATGAAGAGATAGCAGACGTTTTATGGGTGCTTCTCTGCATCGCCAACCAGACAGGTGTGGACATCACCACTGCTTTCCGGAAAAGCATAGAGAAGAAAACGAAACGAGATAATAAAAGACATATCAACAACCCAAAACTGAAAGATCATGGAAGAGAATAACTCACAGCTCAACAAATTCGATGCCGCATTGGCAAAGTACAATACCAATCTGAGCGATGCAGATATTCAAGCTCGCGTAGCTGAATTGATAGAGAAAAAAGTACCGGAGAACAACACGGAAGAGGTTAAGAAGTTCCTGTTCAACTGCATCGACCTGACCACCCTGAATAGTACGGACAGCGACGAAAGCGTGATGCACTTTACCGAGAAAGTCAATCAGTTTGACGACGAATATCCTGATCTGAAAAATGTTGCAGCCATCTGTGTATATCCCAATTTTGCTGCCATCGTTAAAAACACATTGGAGGTAGACGGGATCAATATTGCTTGTGTATCAGGAGGATTCCCTTCTTCGCAAACCTTCATTGAAGTAAAAGTGGCAGAAACAGCATTGGCAATCGCAGAAGGTGCAGATGAAATAGATATTGTCATTTCCGTCGGTAAATTCCTAAACGGAGACTACAAAGGTATGTGCGAAGAAATACAGGAATTAAAGGAGGTTTGCAAGGAACGCCACCTCAAAGTGATCCTCGAAACAGGTGCACTCAAGAGTGCTTCCAACATCAAGAAAGCCTCTATCCTATCCATGTATTCGGGTGCAGACTTTATCAAGACTTCCACCGGTAAGCAACAGCCTGCCGCTACTCCGGAAGCCGCTTATGTGATGTGTGAGGCCATCAAAGAATACCACCAGAAGACCGGAATCAAGATTGGATTCAAACCGGCAGGTGGCATCAGCACAGTGAATGATGCGATTATTTACTACACAATTGTAAAAGAGCTATTAGGTGAAGAATGGCTGGATAACCGACTGTTCCGATTGGGAACCAGCCGTTTAGCCAATCTCCTCCTTTCTGACATTAAAGGGGAAGAAATCAAGTTCTTCTAAAAGCTAAAGGCTACATTAGCAATCAAATACGCCTTACCGCGCGATTCCCGTACTCCGAGAACCGACGCGGTATTTTTTATTTATGAAAAAACTAAAGAAAATCCGGAGATCCAAATAAGTACCGGAAGAATCATTTTTCCCGGTCTACCACATAATCCAGATAAGACCGGAGAGCTACGCAAACATCTGAATCCGGCAAAGAAGCCAGCAGGTTGAAGGCTTTCTGCTTATATCCATTCATAGTCTGAACCGCATATTCAATTCCCCCGTTTTCTTTAATAAACAAAATCAAACGGGCTATTTCATCAAGAGTAGCCGTACCCTCCTTTACCTTGATAGCAATTTCGTGTGCTTCATCGTCTTGTGTCGTGTTCAGCACATACAAAGCAGGTAAGGTCAGTTTGCCTTCAAGCATATCATTACCCGTAGGTTTACCAAGCTCCTTATTATCAAAGTAATCGAAAATATCATCCTTTATCTGGAAACAGATACCAATATATTCACCCAGCAAACGGGCAAGTTCAGCTTCCTCCTCGCCCACACCTACCGAGAAAGCGGCAGCCTTTGTGCATGCAGCAAAAAGAGCGGCAGTTTTCTTGCGGATGACATCAAAATAAACGTCCTCGGAAAAAGTACGATTGCTTACGTTTGAAAGCTGGAGCAGCTCACCGTCGGCAAGATCCTGTCCAAGAGTAGACACCAGTTGGATAATGCGATGGCTGTTTGTCAATTCGGCATGTACGAGACTGGTTGCCAATAAATAGTCACCCGTCAACACAGCTACTTTATTATTAAAAATGGCATTTACCGAGAGCTGTCCACGGCGTTCAGTGCTTTCATCCACTACGTCATCATGTACCAGACTGGCCGTATGAAGGAGTTCCAGAGAAACAGCCGCATGAAGAGTGGATGGACATATAGCACCATAAAGACGTGCCACGAGCAAAACAAGGATAGGTCGCATCATCTTACCACTCCTCTGCCGTATGTGGGATACGACGCTATCGAGCAATGCATTTGAACTGGAGAGAGAACTATCAAAAAGTTTTTTGAAGTCGCCCAGTTCCGCTTCAATCGGAGTTCTGATAAGTGAGATACTGTCCATTTATTACACAATTTGAGCACAAAAGTAATAATAAAACGCTTAATACCGTATTTTTTTGTACTTTTACCATGAAAAATTAATAAAATCTATGGATTCAGGTAATAAATTATTTCTTTTAGATGCTTATGCATTGATATATCGGGCGTATTACGCCTTTATTAAGAACCCGAGAATCAATTCCAAAGGATTCAATACTTCAGCCATACTGGGTTTTGTGAATACCCTCGAAGAAGTATTGAAAAAAGAGAATCCCACTCATATAGGAGTAGCCTTCGACCCTGCAGGTCCCACCTTCCGCCACGAAGCTTTTGAACAATATAAAGCACAGCGCGAAGAAACTCCGGAGGCAATCCGTCTTTCCGTACCTGTTATAAAGGAGATTATACGTGCTTACCGCATCCCTATCCTGGAAGTCGCAGGCTACGAAGCCGATGATGTGATAGGTACACTTGCCACCGAAGCCGGTCGCCAAGGCATCACGACCTATATGATGACTCCCGACAAAGATTACGGACAGTTGGTCAGTGACAAAGTATTTATGTATCGCCCCAAACATACAGGAGGCTTCGAAGTGATGGGCGTCGAGGAAGTAAAAGCCAAATTTGGCATTCAAGCTCCGCTACAGGTGATCGATATGCTCGGACTGATGGGCGACTCCTCGGATAATATCCCCGGATGTCCGGGAGTAGGAGAAAAGACTGCTCAAAAACTGATCTCCGAATTCGGGAGTATCGAGAACTTATTAGAACATACCGACCAACTGAAAGGAGCATTGAAAACAAAAGTGGAAACCAACCGGGAAATGATTATGTTTTCGAAATTTCTCGCCACGATTAAAATTGA contains these protein-coding regions:
- the deoC gene encoding deoxyribose-phosphate aldolase, which translates into the protein MEENNSQLNKFDAALAKYNTNLSDADIQARVAELIEKKVPENNTEEVKKFLFNCIDLTTLNSTDSDESVMHFTEKVNQFDDEYPDLKNVAAICVYPNFAAIVKNTLEVDGINIACVSGGFPSSQTFIEVKVAETALAIAEGADEIDIVISVGKFLNGDYKGMCEEIQELKEVCKERHLKVILETGALKSASNIKKASILSMYSGADFIKTSTGKQQPAATPEAAYVMCEAIKEYHQKTGIKIGFKPAGGISTVNDAIIYYTIVKELLGEEWLDNRLFRLGTSRLANLLLSDIKGEEIKFF
- the dtd gene encoding D-aminoacyl-tRNA deacylase, which codes for MRIVIQRVTHASVTIEGHCKSSIGKGMLVLVGIEEADGQEDIDWLCKKIVNLRIFDDENGVMNKSILEDGGEILVISQFTLHASTKKGNRPSYIKAAKPDVSIPLYEQFCKDLSSALGKEIGTGTFGADMKVELLNDGPVTICMDTKNKE
- the uvrC gene encoding excinuclease ABC subunit UvrC, which encodes MNTETNSNVNEYLKGIVANLPEKPGIYQYLNAEGTIIYVGKAKNLKKRVYSYFSKEHEPGKTRVLVSKIADIRYIVVNTEEDALLLENNLIKKYKPRYNVLLKDDKTYPSICVQNEYFPRVFKTRKIIRNGSSYYGPYSHIPSMYAVLDLIKHLYPLRTCSLNLTPENIRAGKFNVCLEYHIKNCAGPCIGLQSQEDYLKNIDEIKEILKGNTQEISRMLLEKMQSLADEMKFEEAQKVKEKYLLIENYRSKSEVVSAVLHNIDVFSIEEGDSNSVFINYLHITNGAINQAFTFEYKKRLNESKEELLTLGIIEMRERYKSQSREIIVPFELDLELNNIVFTVPQRGDKKKLLDLSILNVKQYKADRLKQAEKLNPEQRSMRLMKEIQQELHLDRPPLQIECFDNSNIQGSDAVAACVVFKKAKPSKKDYRKYNIKTVVGPDDYASMKEVVKRRYQRAIEENSPLPDLIITDGGKGQMEVVREVIEDELNLTIPIAGLAKDNRHRTSELLFGFPPKTIGIQQQSPLFRLLTQIQDEVHRFAISFHRDKRSKRQVASALDNIKGVGEKTKRALLKEFKSVKRIKEASFEEIAAVIGEAKAKTVKAGLSDESAEN
- the mnmG gene encoding tRNA uridine-5-carboxymethylaminomethyl(34) synthesis enzyme MnmG, with the protein product MDFKYDVIVIGAGHAGCEAAAAAANLGSKTCLITMDMNKIGQMSCNPAVGGIAKGQIVREIDALGGQMGLVTDETAIQFRILNRSKGPAMWSPRAQCDRAKFIWSWREKLENTPNLHIWQDTVCELLVENGIVTGLVTVWGVTFRAKCVVLTAGTFLNGLMHVGRYQLPGGRMAEPASYKLTESIARHGITYGRMKTGTPVRIDARSVHFDQMETQDGECDFHKFSFMNTSVRHLKQLQCWTCYTNEEVHQILRDGLPDSPLFNGQIQSIGPRYCPSIETKIVTFPDKAQHQLFLEPEGETTQELYLNGFSSSLPMNIQIDALKKIPAFKDLVIYRPGYAIEYDYFDPTQLKHTLESKIIGNLFFAGQVNGTTGYEEAGGQGLIAGINAHINCHGGKSFTLARDEAYIGVLIDDLVTKGVDEPYRMFTSRAEYRILLRMDDADMRLTERAYKLGLAKENRYQLMKSKKEAVEQIISFTHDYSMKPALINDALEKIGTTPLRQGCKLIEILNRPQVTIENISKYVPAFQRELDKATDSNQDRKEEILEAAEILIKYQGYIDRERMIAEKLARLESIRIKGKFDYASIQSLSTEARQKLIKIDPETIAQASRIPGVSPSDINVLLVLSGR
- a CDS encoding adenine phosphoribosyltransferase; the protein is MIMSKETLIKSIRKIPDFPIPGILFYDVTTLFKDPWCLQELSNIMYEMYKDKGITKVVGIESRGFIMGPILATRLNAGFIPIRKPGKLPAETLEESYDKEYGKDTIQIHKDALDENDVVLLHDDLLATGGTMKAACELVGKLRPKKVYVNFIIELKDLNGKSVFGDDVEVESVLSL
- a CDS encoding nucleotide pyrophosphohydrolase — its product is MTLEEAQKQVDQWIKTYGVRYFSELTNMAVLTEEVGELARVMARKYGDQSFKEGEKENIDEEIADVLWVLLCIANQTGVDITTAFRKSIEKKTKRDNKRHINNPKLKDHGRE
- a CDS encoding polyprenyl synthetase family protein, with protein sequence MDSISLIRTPIEAELGDFKKLFDSSLSSSNALLDSVVSHIRQRSGKMMRPILVLLVARLYGAICPSTLHAAVSLELLHTASLVHDDVVDESTERRGQLSVNAIFNNKVAVLTGDYLLATSLVHAELTNSHRIIQLVSTLGQDLADGELLQLSNVSNRTFSEDVYFDVIRKKTAALFAACTKAAAFSVGVGEEEAELARLLGEYIGICFQIKDDIFDYFDNKELGKPTGNDMLEGKLTLPALYVLNTTQDDEAHEIAIKVKEGTATLDEIARLILFIKENGGIEYAVQTMNGYKQKAFNLLASLPDSDVCVALRSYLDYVVDREK